The proteins below are encoded in one region of Deinococcus budaensis:
- a CDS encoding GGDEF domain-containing protein: MARPDILSPAAFEDAFERLGGAPLTLAVLDLDHFKLLNDTLGRAEGDRVLRGVERLLSGSLPGGSLIGRIGGDEYAAILPETAAETALILLDEVIRHFQIHRDPQWPRPLGLSVGLAARPAHAQGYADLKRAADEAMVRAKREGRGRACIYVESKMVLKSNYYPKSQLERLSKLSGALGRTEASLLREALDELIEKNRGAL, translated from the coding sequence ATGGCCCGACCTGACATCCTGTCGCCTGCTGCCTTCGAGGACGCTTTCGAGCGGCTGGGGGGAGCGCCGCTCACGCTGGCGGTGCTGGACCTCGACCATTTCAAGCTGCTGAACGACACGCTGGGGCGCGCCGAGGGCGACCGGGTGCTGCGCGGCGTCGAGCGGCTGCTGTCGGGCAGTCTGCCGGGCGGGAGCCTGATCGGGCGCATCGGCGGCGACGAATACGCGGCGATCTTGCCTGAGACGGCGGCCGAGACGGCGCTGATCCTGCTCGACGAGGTGATCCGGCATTTCCAGATTCACCGCGACCCGCAGTGGCCGCGTCCGCTGGGCCTCAGCGTGGGCCTGGCGGCCCGCCCCGCCCACGCGCAGGGCTACGCCGACCTCAAGCGCGCCGCCGACGAGGCGATGGTCCGCGCCAAACGCGAGGGCCGGGGCCGGGCCTGCATCTATGTGGAGAGCAAGATGGTCCTGAAATCGAACTACTACCCCAAGAGCCAGCTTGAACGCCTCTCCAAGCTCTCGGGCGCGCTGGGCCGCACCGAGGCGTCCTTGCTGCGCGAGGCGCTCGACGAATTGATCGAGAAGAACCGGGGGGCGCTGTGA
- the groES gene encoding co-chaperone GroES, producing MLKPLGDRVLVEIIEETEQKTAGGLYVPDTAKEKSQRGKVIAVGSGKMLDNGTRVALDVNTGDTVYFAKYGGTEVSLEGKNYSILSERDILAIVE from the coding sequence ATGCTGAAACCTTTGGGCGACCGCGTTCTCGTTGAGATCATCGAAGAAACCGAGCAGAAGACCGCCGGGGGCCTGTACGTGCCCGACACCGCCAAGGAAAAGAGCCAGCGCGGCAAGGTCATCGCCGTCGGCAGCGGCAAGATGCTCGACAACGGCACGCGCGTCGCGCTGGATGTCAACACCGGTGACACCGTGTACTTCGCCAAGTACGGCGGCACCGAAGTGAGCCTCGAAGGCAAGAACTACTCGATTCTCAGCGAGCGCGACATTCTCGCCATCGTCGAGTAA